The following coding sequences lie in one Maribacter forsetii DSM 18668 genomic window:
- the mfd gene encoding transcription-repair coupling factor, producing MSHSSIQQRYSQSPQIGKLQNAISDSENSGNKNVQLKGLVGSSLSFVLSTIFQSEDRPFLAIFNDKEEAAYYLNDLERLIGEDKVLFYPGSYRRPYQIEETDNANVLLRAEVLNRINSRKKPAVIVTYPDALFEKVVTRKELDKNTLKMKLGDTLSLDFLNEILFEYKFKRVDFITEPGEFSVRGGIVDVYSFSHDEPYRIEFFGDEIDSIRTFDVETQLSKEKVKSITIVPNMADKFLIDKRQSFLTYVSSNTLVFAKNTDFLFDRLDDFFEKAKEAFTKLSKDIKHAEPEELFMGGKEFNQQLSGFTLLTQDAKRDAPNLIEFHSKPQPSFNKKFDLLIDNLNGYKDKGYTNYIFCASEQQAKRFHDIFEEVNKQVHYQIIVSPLFQGFIDDDQKLICYTDHQIFERYHKFHLKNGYAKKQAITLKELNKLEIGDYVTHIDHGIGKFGGLQKIDVEGKKQEAIKLMYGERDILYVSIHSLHKISKFNGKDGAPPKIYKLGSGAWKKIKDKTKSRVKKIAFNLIKIYAKRRLEKGFQYSPDSYLQNELEASFIYEDTPDQSTATEDVKRDMESERPMDRLICGDVGFGKTEIAIRAAFKAVDNGKQVAVLVPTTILAFQHHRTFAERLKDMPVTVDYLNRFRTAKEKKDTIQRLSEGKVDIIIGTHQLVNKNVKFKDLGLLIVDEEQKFGVAVKDKLKSIKENVDVLTLTATPIPRTLQFSLMAARDLSTITTAPPNRYPIESQVVRFNEEVIRDAVSYEIERGGQVFFIHNRIENIKEVAGMIQRLVPDAKVGIGHGQMEGKKLEALMLGFMNSEFDVLVSTTIIESGLDVTNANTIFINNANNFGLSDLHQMRGRVGRGNKKAFCYFITPPYEVMTNDARKRIEALEQFTELGSGFNIAMKDLEIRGAGDLLGGEQSGFINEIGFETYQKILAEAIDELKENEFKDLYEEVEGKHEKVFVKETQIDSDFELLFPDDYINNITERLTLYTELNQVKDEAALQKFEAQLVDRFGELPEEAQDLLNSVRIKWIANNIGLEKIVMKQGKMIGYFISDQQSAFYQTATFTRVLQYVQSHAQQCKIKEKKTRNGLRLLLVFENIRSVDRAYLALKPFEIKEKTTA from the coding sequence TTGAGTCATTCTTCAATACAACAACGGTATAGCCAGTCTCCCCAAATAGGGAAACTGCAAAACGCTATTTCCGATTCTGAAAATTCAGGCAATAAAAACGTTCAATTAAAAGGTCTTGTAGGGTCGTCGTTATCCTTTGTACTTTCAACCATCTTTCAATCAGAAGATCGCCCGTTCTTGGCAATCTTCAATGATAAAGAAGAGGCTGCGTATTATTTAAACGATTTGGAACGACTAATTGGTGAAGATAAAGTTCTTTTTTACCCAGGTAGTTATAGAAGACCTTATCAAATTGAAGAAACAGACAATGCCAATGTACTTTTACGTGCAGAGGTGTTGAACAGAATAAATTCAAGAAAAAAACCCGCGGTAATAGTCACTTACCCAGATGCACTTTTTGAGAAAGTAGTTACCAGAAAAGAGTTGGATAAGAATACCCTGAAAATGAAATTGGGGGATACACTTTCATTAGACTTTTTGAACGAGATTTTATTCGAATATAAATTTAAGCGTGTCGATTTTATTACCGAACCAGGTGAGTTTTCTGTTCGTGGGGGTATTGTAGATGTATATTCATTCTCTCATGACGAACCCTATAGAATTGAGTTTTTTGGTGATGAAATAGATAGTATTAGAACTTTTGACGTAGAAACACAGCTATCTAAAGAAAAGGTAAAGTCAATTACCATTGTGCCCAACATGGCAGATAAATTTCTAATTGACAAAAGACAGAGCTTTTTAACTTATGTATCCTCTAATACCTTAGTTTTCGCTAAGAATACTGACTTTTTATTTGATAGATTAGATGATTTCTTTGAAAAGGCGAAAGAAGCTTTTACAAAATTGTCAAAAGACATTAAACATGCCGAGCCTGAAGAATTGTTCATGGGCGGTAAAGAGTTTAACCAGCAATTATCTGGCTTTACACTTTTAACCCAAGATGCCAAGCGCGACGCTCCCAACCTAATTGAATTTCATTCAAAACCTCAACCTTCTTTCAATAAAAAGTTCGATTTATTAATCGATAATTTAAACGGCTATAAAGATAAAGGCTACACCAACTATATTTTTTGTGCCAGTGAGCAGCAAGCCAAACGTTTTCATGACATTTTTGAAGAGGTGAACAAACAGGTTCACTACCAAATTATAGTCTCTCCGCTATTTCAAGGTTTTATTGATGATGACCAAAAATTGATTTGTTATACCGACCACCAAATTTTTGAGCGATATCATAAATTCCATTTAAAGAACGGCTATGCAAAAAAACAGGCCATAACTTTAAAAGAGCTGAACAAGCTTGAAATTGGTGATTACGTTACCCACATTGATCACGGCATAGGTAAATTTGGAGGCTTACAAAAGATAGATGTTGAAGGTAAAAAGCAAGAAGCCATAAAATTAATGTATGGCGAACGTGATATTCTTTATGTAAGCATACATTCATTACACAAAATTTCCAAGTTCAATGGTAAAGACGGTGCACCACCAAAAATATACAAATTAGGCTCAGGTGCATGGAAGAAAATTAAGGACAAGACCAAGTCCCGCGTCAAAAAAATCGCCTTTAACCTTATTAAAATTTACGCAAAACGTAGACTGGAAAAGGGGTTTCAATATAGTCCGGACAGTTACTTGCAAAATGAACTAGAGGCTTCTTTTATTTATGAGGACACGCCTGATCAAAGCACCGCTACCGAAGATGTAAAAAGAGACATGGAAAGTGAGCGACCTATGGATCGTTTAATATGTGGCGATGTTGGTTTTGGAAAAACGGAGATTGCCATTCGTGCAGCATTTAAAGCTGTAGACAACGGTAAGCAAGTAGCAGTTTTAGTACCAACAACCATATTGGCATTTCAGCACCATCGTACTTTTGCCGAGCGTTTGAAGGACATGCCGGTAACGGTAGATTATCTGAACAGATTTAGAACGGCAAAAGAGAAAAAAGACACCATACAGCGATTAAGTGAAGGTAAAGTAGATATTATTATTGGCACCCATCAATTGGTCAATAAAAATGTTAAGTTCAAAGATCTTGGACTTTTAATTGTTGATGAGGAGCAAAAATTTGGCGTTGCGGTAAAAGACAAATTAAAGTCCATTAAAGAAAATGTGGATGTATTGACCTTAACGGCAACACCTATACCAAGAACCCTTCAATTCAGTTTAATGGCGGCTCGTGACCTTTCTACAATTACTACTGCCCCACCAAATAGATATCCAATTGAAAGTCAGGTAGTACGTTTTAATGAAGAAGTCATAAGAGATGCGGTCAGTTATGAAATTGAACGTGGCGGTCAGGTTTTCTTTATTCACAATCGTATTGAAAATATTAAGGAAGTTGCCGGTATGATCCAAAGATTGGTACCAGATGCCAAAGTAGGTATTGGTCACGGTCAAATGGAAGGTAAAAAACTAGAAGCTTTAATGCTTGGCTTTATGAATAGCGAGTTTGATGTGCTAGTTTCAACCACCATTATAGAAAGTGGACTGGATGTTACCAATGCGAATACTATCTTCATTAACAATGCGAACAATTTTGGGTTGAGTGATTTACACCAAATGCGTGGGCGTGTGGGTCGTGGAAATAAAAAGGCATTTTGTTACTTTATTACTCCGCCGTACGAAGTAATGACAAACGATGCCCGTAAAAGAATTGAAGCACTAGAGCAGTTTACGGAATTGGGTAGCGGATTCAATATAGCTATGAAAGATTTAGAGATTCGTGGTGCGGGAGACTTATTGGGTGGAGAACAAAGCGGATTCATTAACGAAATTGGGTTTGAAACGTATCAAAAAATACTAGCCGAAGCCATAGATGAGTTAAAAGAAAATGAATTTAAAGACCTATATGAAGAAGTGGAAGGCAAACATGAGAAGGTCTTTGTAAAGGAAACACAGATAGATTCTGACTTTGAGTTGCTCTTTCCTGATGACTACATCAATAATATAACAGAAAGACTAACGTTATATACAGAGTTGAACCAAGTAAAAGACGAAGCAGCGCTTCAAAAATTCGAGGCTCAATTGGTAGATCGTTTTGGCGAATTACCGGAAGAAGCTCAAGATCTATTAAATTCCGTTCGCATAAAATGGATAGCAAATAATATAGGTCTAGAGAAAATAGTAATGAAACAGGGTAAAATGATTGGGTACTTTATTAGTGACCAGCAATCGGCATTTTATCAAACTGCAACATTTACAAGAGTATTACAATACGTGCAGTCACATGCACAGCAATGTAAAATAAAGGAGAAAAAGACCCGTAATGGTTTACGATTGTTATTAGTATTCGAAAATATACGATCTGTAGACAGGGCATATTTGGCATTGAAGCCATTTGAAATTAAAGAAAAAACAACTGCATAA
- the yiaK gene encoding 3-dehydro-L-gulonate 2-dehydrogenase — translation MSEIKVSSEEMKSVLESLFIKHSFTKAQASLLAKIHTESTLDGVYSHGINRVPVFIEYVNKGLIKTDAIATKTASMGSMERWDGNLGSGVLNSLKCTDQAITLAKTHGMGLVALKNTNHWMRGGTYGWRAAEQGCISILFTNTIPNMPAWGGKENRLGNNPLVISIPRKEGHVVLDMALSQFSFGKMQSLDLKNEELPFHGGWDKNNTLTKQPKDIIETGRALPVGYWKGSALSMVLDMLATLLSAGNSTYKIGLKKNETALSQVFMCIDPKTFSDQGLQENLLNEIIQFTHNGPSINKGDSTFYPGERTLATRKRSEVAGMQVSTKIWKEVLRLLA, via the coding sequence GTGAGCGAAATAAAAGTTTCATCTGAAGAAATGAAATCTGTTTTAGAGTCTTTGTTCATCAAACACTCTTTCACAAAAGCACAAGCATCCCTACTAGCTAAAATTCATACTGAAAGCACTTTAGATGGTGTTTACTCCCACGGAATAAATAGAGTACCCGTATTTATAGAATATGTCAATAAAGGCTTAATCAAGACAGACGCCATAGCAACAAAAACAGCTTCAATGGGGAGCATGGAAAGATGGGACGGTAATCTAGGATCAGGAGTATTGAACTCCCTAAAATGTACAGACCAAGCAATAACCTTGGCAAAAACTCACGGAATGGGTTTAGTCGCCCTTAAAAACACCAATCATTGGATGCGTGGCGGAACATATGGTTGGCGAGCAGCGGAACAAGGTTGTATTTCAATCCTATTTACCAATACCATACCCAATATGCCAGCTTGGGGAGGAAAAGAGAACAGATTAGGTAACAATCCGTTAGTCATCTCCATCCCTAGAAAAGAAGGTCATGTTGTTTTAGATATGGCACTCTCACAGTTCTCTTTTGGAAAAATGCAAAGCTTGGATTTGAAAAATGAAGAACTTCCATTTCATGGGGGCTGGGATAAAAACAATACACTGACCAAGCAACCTAAAGACATTATAGAAACTGGACGCGCTTTACCGGTTGGGTATTGGAAAGGGTCTGCACTCTCTATGGTATTGGATATGTTGGCTACTTTATTATCTGCAGGGAATTCAACTTACAAAATTGGACTCAAAAAAAATGAAACAGCGCTTTCACAGGTATTTATGTGTATTGACCCAAAAACATTTTCTGATCAAGGACTTCAAGAAAATCTACTAAACGAAATTATTCAATTTACACACAACGGACCTTCAATTAATAAAGGGGATAGCACATTTTACCCAGGTGAGCGCACGTTGGCGACAAGAAAAAGATCTGAAGTGGCGGGCATGCAAGTCAGTACAAAAATTTGGAAAGAAGTACTTAGATTATTAGCTTAA
- a CDS encoding TerB family tellurite resistance protein: protein MEFEIPEKLAIVHLIDSVIIADGEVHKGEINALSKLMPIIDFDSNFLIQARTIDIDQSVHILKGMSEAKKSRLAEILEDVAISDGYIHEKESEVIRHVFSEIGVSKKA from the coding sequence ATGGAATTTGAAATACCAGAAAAATTAGCGATTGTGCATCTTATTGATTCAGTTATTATAGCTGATGGCGAGGTTCATAAAGGCGAAATAAATGCGTTAAGCAAATTGATGCCTATTATTGATTTTGATAGTAATTTTTTGATTCAAGCACGTACCATTGATATTGACCAAAGTGTACATATACTTAAGGGTATGTCTGAGGCTAAAAAAAGTAGACTAGCAGAAATTCTAGAAGATGTAGCCATATCTGACGGTTATATTCACGAAAAAGAGAGTGAAGTTATACGTCATGTCTTTTCAGAAATAGGAGTATCTAAAAAAGCGTAG